A genome region from Nitrosopumilus oxyclinae includes the following:
- a CDS encoding zinc ribbon domain-containing protein produces MSFENKLNEGIFCIPKCDKCKKIVWPASEFCNHCFGEVSLDEGNFEAKIIEFSGKNEQYFCLVEIEKTFRIIATISKIPEVGQSVIISKCGISQGNYFFEVS; encoded by the coding sequence ATGAGTTTTGAAAATAAATTGAATGAAGGAATTTTTTGTATTCCAAAATGCGATAAATGTAAAAAAATCGTATGGCCTGCATCAGAATTTTGCAATCACTGTTTTGGAGAAGTCTCACTAGATGAGGGTAATTTTGAGGCTAAAATAATTGAATTTTCAGGTAAAAATGAGCAATATTTTTGCCTGGTCGAAATTGAAAAAACGTTTAGAATTATTGCAACTATTTCAAAAATCCCAGAGGTAGGACAGTCAGTGATAATTTCAAAATGTGGGATTTCTCAAGGGAATTATTTTTTTGAAGTTAGTTAA
- a CDS encoding hemolysin family protein — protein sequence MVDLWVEITALAVLIGLSGFFSGLEVALVGVRKSKVVQLFNEGKKGSKALYKLKMNPSWMMSSVNLGNNLVNVGASALATSLAIRLFGDDGLGIAVGIMTFLILVFGEITPKTYCNANSTKIALRYSPVLLVFSYVFYPVVKFFEIITKGVVKMTGSSSTPPPITEEEIRGVIDQGLEEKALEKDEMELVHGALKFDDTVIRSVMTPRTKMFTLNSKMLLFEALPQINQSGHSRIPIYGDTSDDIVGFIHVRDVLKELERDNKMTSLEKIARKPVFASQEKMVSGLLKEMKGRKTHMAIVVDEHGGVEGLVTLEDLLEEIVGEIEDETDLTRQADFERIDQNTIVTNGDIEIDKINEIFKTNVPEGDDYASLNGLLHERLQDIPQEGDKVEVNELRIIVEKVSKNIPKKIRIEKIKT from the coding sequence ATGGTAGATTTATGGGTTGAAATTACAGCGTTAGCTGTATTAATCGGACTGTCTGGATTTTTCAGCGGTCTGGAAGTAGCACTTGTTGGAGTAAGAAAATCCAAAGTAGTTCAATTATTTAATGAAGGTAAAAAAGGTTCTAAAGCACTCTACAAATTAAAAATGAATCCTAGTTGGATGATGTCCAGTGTAAATCTTGGAAATAATTTGGTAAATGTAGGTGCATCAGCACTAGCAACAAGTCTTGCAATCAGATTATTTGGAGATGATGGATTGGGGATTGCAGTTGGAATAATGACATTTTTAATTCTAGTATTTGGAGAAATCACCCCAAAAACATATTGTAATGCCAATTCAACTAAAATTGCATTAAGGTATTCTCCAGTATTACTTGTGTTTAGTTATGTATTCTATCCAGTAGTAAAATTTTTTGAGATTATAACTAAAGGAGTTGTAAAAATGACTGGTAGTAGTTCCACCCCACCACCAATAACTGAAGAAGAAATCAGAGGAGTGATTGATCAAGGTTTGGAAGAAAAAGCATTGGAAAAAGATGAAATGGAATTAGTCCATGGTGCTTTGAAATTCGATGATACTGTAATTCGTTCAGTTATGACTCCAAGAACTAAGATGTTCACATTAAATTCTAAAATGTTACTTTTTGAAGCATTACCTCAAATTAACCAAAGTGGACATTCACGAATTCCAATTTACGGGGATACGAGTGATGACATTGTCGGATTTATTCATGTAAGAGATGTCCTCAAAGAACTAGAACGAGACAACAAAATGACTAGTCTTGAAAAAATTGCAAGAAAACCAGTATTTGCATCTCAAGAAAAAATGGTGAGTGGATTATTGAAAGAGATGAAGGGTAGAAAAACACACATGGCAATTGTAGTTGATGAACATGGAGGTGTAGAAGGGTTAGTTACTCTAGAAGATCTTCTCGAAGAAATAGTAGGTGAAATTGAAGATGAAACAGATTTGACTAGACAAGCAGATTTTGAAAGAATTGATCAAAATACAATTGTTACAAATGGAGATATAGAGATTGACAAAATTAATGAAATTTTTAAAACGAATGTTCCAGAAGGAGATGACTATGCATCACTAAATGGATTATTGCATGAGAGATTACAAGATATTCCCCAAGAAGGAGATAAAGTAGAAGTAAATGAATTAAGAATAATCGTAGAAAAAGTTTCAAAAAATATTCCTAAAAAAATTAGAATTGAAAAAATTAAAACTTAA
- a CDS encoding nucleotidyltransferase family protein, translating to MKAIILAGGRGKRLRPITDYVPKPLVPIKNTPIIEWQLKYLKKYGVSEVIICTGYKQEMIEDYLKIKNLGIKIKFSIEKTPLGTGGAIKKAGKLIKDKSFFVINGDTITNIDLKKLSKKQNSIASIELKTKFGVLEISEDKITKFKEKKEISDVWMNAGIYHLERDILKDLPKKGDIEKTVFPDYAKKGKLNIEKFKNVKWYSVDSFKDMEECSLEIDKIIK from the coding sequence ATGAAAGCAATAATTTTGGCAGGAGGAAGAGGGAAAAGATTAAGACCAATTACAGACTATGTTCCAAAACCACTAGTACCAATCAAAAACACTCCAATCATAGAATGGCAATTAAAATATCTTAAAAAATATGGTGTGTCTGAAGTAATAATTTGTACAGGATATAAACAAGAAATGATTGAAGATTATTTGAAAATTAAAAATTTAGGAATTAAAATAAAATTCTCTATTGAAAAAACACCATTAGGCACAGGGGGTGCAATTAAAAAAGCAGGTAAATTAATCAAAGATAAATCATTTTTTGTCATTAATGGAGATACGATAACAAACATAGATTTAAAAAAATTATCAAAGAAACAAAATTCAATTGCATCAATTGAATTAAAAACAAAATTTGGAGTATTGGAAATTAGTGAAGATAAAATTACAAAGTTCAAAGAAAAAAAAGAAATTTCAGATGTGTGGATGAATGCAGGGATTTATCATTTAGAAAGAGACATTCTAAAAGATCTACCAAAAAAAGGAGATATAGAAAAAACAGTTTTTCCAGATTATGCCAAAAAAGGAAAACTCAATATTGAAAAATTTAAAAATGTCAAATGGTATTCAGTAGATTCATTCAAAGATATGGAAGAATGTTCTTTAGAAATAGATAAAATAATAAAATAA
- the purE gene encoding 5-(carboxyamino)imidazole ribonucleotide mutase: MAYSKKPLVGIIMGSSSDSRIMQGAAEILDEYKIKHEDQIVSAHRTPARLAEYAKHAEKMGFKIIIAGAGGAAHLPGMIASHTTIPVIGVPILVFNDKHPKKSDTAKFSAFGGLDSLLSITEMPSGSPVVAVGVNKAGNAAIYAMKMLANEFPDLKKILKQHKSNQHNSVMKESDQLKKEGLSKFAKKKFK, translated from the coding sequence ATGGCATATTCAAAAAAACCATTAGTTGGAATTATCATGGGATCAAGTTCTGATAGTAGAATTATGCAGGGTGCTGCAGAGATTTTAGACGAGTATAAAATTAAACATGAAGATCAAATCGTATCTGCACATAGAACTCCTGCAAGATTGGCAGAATATGCAAAACATGCTGAGAAGATGGGATTTAAAATTATTATTGCTGGAGCAGGTGGTGCTGCACATTTACCTGGAATGATTGCATCTCACACTACAATTCCAGTAATTGGAGTTCCAATTCTGGTTTTCAATGATAAACATCCAAAAAAATCAGACACAGCGAAATTTTCTGCGTTTGGCGGATTAGATTCATTGCTGTCAATAACTGAAATGCCATCTGGTTCTCCAGTGGTAGCTGTTGGAGTTAACAAAGCAGGCAATGCCGCAATCTATGCTATGAAGATGTTGGCAAATGAATTTCCAGATTTGAAAAAAATTCTAAAACAACATAAATCCAATCAGCATAATTCAGTCATGAAAGAGTCTGATCAATTAAAAAAAGAAGGTCTTTCAAAATTTGCAAAAAAGAAATTCAAATAG
- a CDS encoding LLM class flavin-dependent oxidoreductase, translated as MRIACSLGSLLSIEEVLKCSEIISKTNTDTVWVPETWGMENFSMLGAVSAKTKKQKIGSSIINIYSRSPSTIAMGASTVDTLSNGRLVLGLGTSSLPIVESFHGNKFEKPLQRMKEYVEIIRLALSGKQVNYDGQIFKLNNFTLLIKPQRKEIPIYLAAINKKMVDLAWEIGNGVIFYLRPLNEMKQTISKMQSKKKIDVTCQIITCVSENSEEAILRTKKTVAFYISVGDIYRKFLSDNGFQKETSEIYDEFKKSGFKSTHNLVTDSMLQSLAISGTSEECKKQLKNFIDIGIEQPILQFNPIGSTMNSFELFKKTFLDQ; from the coding sequence ATGCGTATTGCATGTAGTCTAGGTTCATTACTATCCATAGAAGAGGTTCTAAAATGCTCAGAAATTATTTCTAAAACAAATACCGATACAGTATGGGTGCCTGAAACGTGGGGTATGGAGAATTTCTCAATGCTAGGAGCAGTATCGGCCAAAACAAAAAAACAAAAAATAGGCTCATCAATTATCAACATCTATTCTAGAAGTCCATCAACTATTGCTATGGGGGCATCAACAGTTGATACACTATCAAATGGCAGATTAGTACTAGGACTTGGAACAAGTAGCTTACCAATAGTTGAATCATTTCATGGAAATAAATTTGAAAAACCATTACAAAGAATGAAAGAATATGTGGAAATAATTCGTCTTGCATTATCAGGAAAACAAGTAAATTATGATGGTCAAATTTTTAAATTAAATAATTTTACATTACTAATCAAACCACAAAGAAAAGAAATTCCAATTTATCTTGCAGCAATTAATAAAAAAATGGTAGATCTTGCATGGGAAATTGGCAATGGGGTAATTTTTTACCTTAGACCACTAAATGAAATGAAACAAACTATATCTAAAATGCAATCAAAGAAAAAAATAGATGTGACATGTCAAATAATTACATGTGTGTCTGAAAATTCTGAAGAAGCAATATTGAGAACAAAAAAGACAGTTGCATTTTATATTTCAGTAGGCGATATTTATCGTAAATTTTTATCAGATAATGGGTTTCAAAAAGAAACTAGTGAAATTTATGATGAATTTAAAAAATCAGGATTTAAATCAACCCATAATTTGGTAACTGATAGCATGTTACAATCCCTTGCAATTTCTGGAACATCAGAAGAATGTAAAAAACAATTAAAGAATTTCATCGATATTGGAATTGAGCAACCTATTTTACAATTTAACCCAATTGGATCCACAATGAATTCATTTGAGTTATTCAAAAAAACATTTTTGGATCAATGA
- a CDS encoding resolvase, producing MVLRSKFSALTVTKQKENLPPITNNQRAARTRRQRGYQWEDTIVKRFNNTDDWKAFRLGSPSIALPDVLAVNTDNSAIFTIEAKSGTSTSLPVPADQIERCLSWIKTFDIYKKRNVLLAFKFLSKKRIDIGKYENRELREYFKIWDESLEITDCVCTYEGKFYAKIEGSRKELFLKECKMPFKTKQRTSAKSD from the coding sequence ATGGTATTGAGATCAAAATTTTCGGCACTAACAGTTACAAAGCAAAAAGAAAATCTACCACCCATTACGAATAATCAAAGAGCTGCAAGAACACGCAGACAGAGAGGATACCAGTGGGAAGATACGATTGTAAAGCGATTTAATAATACCGATGATTGGAAGGCATTTAGATTAGGCTCCCCAAGCATAGCATTACCTGATGTATTGGCTGTAAATACTGATAATAGTGCAATCTTTACCATAGAGGCAAAATCAGGAACCAGTACATCTCTTCCAGTACCTGCAGATCAAATTGAACGCTGCCTATCCTGGATTAAGACTTTTGATATTTATAAAAAAAGAAATGTTCTATTGGCATTCAAATTTCTATCAAAGAAAAGAATTGACATTGGAAAATATGAGAATAGAGAATTGAGAGAATATTTCAAAATCTGGGATGAATCTCTAGAAATTACTGACTGCGTGTGTACATATGAAGGTAAATTTTATGCCAAAATAGAGGGGTCTAGAAAAGAATTATTCCTCAAAGAATGCAAAATGCCATTTAAGACTAAACAACGAACTAGTGCTAAATCAGATTAA
- the ilvA gene encoding threonine ammonia-lyase — MNPTYDDILAANALRGNEIKKTPLIHTSTFSDMTGSEVYLKAEFRQKTGSFKIRGAYFKIKSLSNEEKKHGVVAASAGNHAQGVAFASSLEKIPCTIVMPKNASPAKVSATRGYGANVILEGVNYDESSAKAKEIAKETGAIMIHAFDDPQIIAAQGVIGLEILEDLPDVDEIYVPIGGGGLAAGTLIAIKEKNPQIKVIGVQSKSFPSMHDSVKQGSITSSGGERTIADGISVKVPGQLTFTIIKDLIDEIVLVDDIEITKAMFLLMERMKFVVEPAGASSLAYLISKKPAVGKKVVAILAGGNVDMYLLGQIVDKGLAAMGRLLKLSILLPDRPGAFKEIVDEITLANANIVEVVHDRLSSNINAGSAGVTLSLETQGKEQAELLIDALKKKNIQFTLLT, encoded by the coding sequence ATGAACCCTACATATGATGACATACTGGCTGCAAATGCATTACGAGGTAATGAAATTAAAAAAACACCTCTGATACACACTTCAACATTTAGTGACATGACAGGTTCCGAAGTGTATCTTAAAGCAGAATTTAGACAAAAAACTGGTTCATTTAAAATTCGTGGAGCTTATTTTAAAATTAAATCATTATCTAATGAAGAAAAAAAACATGGAGTTGTTGCAGCTTCTGCAGGTAACCATGCACAAGGTGTTGCATTTGCATCATCATTAGAAAAAATTCCATGTACCATTGTAATGCCAAAAAATGCATCCCCTGCAAAAGTTTCTGCAACTAGAGGTTATGGTGCTAATGTAATACTGGAGGGAGTAAACTATGATGAATCATCAGCAAAAGCTAAAGAAATAGCAAAAGAAACGGGAGCAATAATGATTCATGCTTTTGATGATCCACAGATAATTGCCGCACAAGGTGTAATTGGATTAGAAATACTAGAAGATTTGCCAGATGTAGATGAAATCTATGTGCCAATAGGGGGTGGTGGATTGGCAGCAGGTACACTAATTGCAATTAAAGAAAAAAATCCACAAATCAAAGTTATAGGAGTACAATCAAAGTCATTCCCATCCATGCATGATTCTGTAAAACAAGGATCAATTACATCTAGTGGGGGGGAGAGAACTATAGCTGACGGCATTTCAGTCAAGGTTCCAGGACAGTTAACATTTACAATCATTAAAGATCTTATAGATGAAATAGTCCTAGTAGATGATATTGAAATTACAAAAGCGATGTTCTTGCTAATGGAAAGAATGAAGTTTGTAGTTGAACCTGCAGGTGCATCGAGTTTAGCTTATCTAATTTCTAAAAAACCTGCAGTAGGGAAAAAAGTTGTAGCAATATTGGCCGGAGGTAATGTGGATATGTATCTATTAGGACAAATTGTAGATAAAGGCCTTGCAGCAATGGGCAGATTGTTAAAATTATCTATTTTGCTACCTGATAGACCAGGTGCATTCAAAGAAATTGTTGATGAAATAACTTTAGCAAATGCAAATATCGTTGAAGTAGTGCATGATAGACTGAGCTCCAACATCAATGCAGGATCTGCAGGCGTTACATTAAGTCTAGAAACTCAAGGAAAAGAACAAGCAGAATTACTTATTGATGCATTAAAAAAGAAAAATATTCAATTCACATTACTGACATAA
- a CDS encoding thiolase family protein: MNKVGIIGYGITPFTKEDKKIESILFDSTKELFKNNSHISRSEIDAVLVSTNSNSKYLSPILSEMAGIQPKIAHSIENLCNSGTNSIVSAYSYIASGLADLVLVTGAERYDSPGSVLEWDNSRGEFKHPIFWSSIFSKSYKRKFGITDEQLAIVSVKNHKQAIENENAFSHKTFTVEEVVNSKQLTDDLRLLDCSRPCTGSASIILGSEDKVKELSENPVWITGIGQKTTSAGFTKNTSFTSMDSTKQAGNVALKMSKKNISDIDVIELHDAFSVCEPMALESLGLSQEGKSMDMIKELHDTDNFKVNPRGGLIGCGHPLGATGIAQTIEITQQLQSTANKRQVDNSKTGLVHNMSAAATSSTVLVLEK, encoded by the coding sequence ATGAATAAAGTTGGAATTATAGGATATGGGATCACACCTTTTACAAAAGAGGATAAAAAAATAGAATCTATTTTATTTGATTCTACAAAAGAATTATTCAAAAACAACTCACATATCAGCAGAAGTGAAATTGATGCTGTTTTAGTTTCTACAAATAGCAATTCAAAGTACCTCTCCCCAATACTATCTGAAATGGCAGGTATTCAGCCAAAAATAGCCCATTCTATTGAAAATTTATGTAATTCAGGCACAAATTCCATTGTTTCAGCATATTCTTACATAGCTTCGGGTCTTGCAGATCTAGTTTTAGTTACAGGTGCTGAAAGATACGATAGTCCAGGGAGTGTATTGGAGTGGGATAATTCACGTGGAGAATTCAAGCATCCAATTTTTTGGTCTTCAATATTTTCAAAATCATACAAACGGAAATTTGGTATTACAGATGAACAATTAGCAATAGTTTCAGTAAAAAATCACAAACAAGCAATAGAGAATGAGAATGCATTTTCACATAAAACATTCACAGTTGAGGAGGTAGTGAATTCAAAACAACTTACAGATGATCTCAGATTATTAGATTGTTCAAGACCATGTACTGGAAGTGCATCAATTATTCTAGGTTCTGAAGATAAAGTGAAAGAACTTTCTGAGAATCCTGTTTGGATAACAGGAATTGGTCAAAAAACAACATCGGCTGGATTTACAAAAAATACTTCATTTACATCCATGGATTCTACCAAACAAGCAGGCAATGTAGCATTAAAAATGTCAAAGAAAAATATTTCAGATATTGATGTTATAGAATTGCATGATGCATTTTCAGTTTGCGAACCAATGGCACTGGAATCATTAGGATTATCACAAGAAGGAAAGAGTATGGATATGATTAAAGAATTACATGATACTGATAATTTCAAAGTAAACCCAAGAGGGGGTTTAATTGGATGCGGTCACCCTCTTGGTGCTACTGGGATTGCTCAAACTATAGAAATTACACAACAACTACAATCAACTGCAAATAAAAGACAAGTAGATAACTCTAAAACAGGATTGGTTCACAACATGTCAGCAGCTGCAACATCATCTACAGTATTGGTTTTAGAAAAATGA
- the thrC gene encoding threonine synthase yields MQGDAYLKCIDPQCGLEYPIENTNVQCEKGHLLDVKYKNKPSPKLKEVFYKRRDSENSIFNESGVWRFRDLLNFCQIDTENLEECSKYLVSLDGAEGRQSKPYRMSKAANFIDISNDNLWLQPEGYNPSGSFKDNGMATAVTHAKMIGAKKIVCASTGNTSASAGMFAANEGINCDVYIPAGQIAPGKLSQAYQFGAQIIEVDGNFDEALKQSLDDAQNHDGYTVNSINPFRIEGQKTIPFRALEYLNWEAPDWIVYPGGALGNTSSCGKALMELYEWGWIKKIPRIAVINSEGASTLSDLYNGKFENEELRWNKGNPNTGLISRYYDHLDKEGLRPKTKATAIQIGRPANILKGLRALEFTNGVATTVTDSEMLDGMSVVGLNGFDCEMASGASVAGIKKLINDGIIKKDEVVVGILTGRQKDAMIPVDYHKNPENKFAIPPKN; encoded by the coding sequence ATGCAAGGGGACGCCTATCTCAAGTGTATTGATCCACAATGTGGGTTAGAATATCCAATTGAAAACACAAATGTTCAATGTGAGAAAGGGCATCTTTTAGATGTAAAATACAAAAATAAACCATCTCCAAAACTCAAAGAAGTTTTTTACAAGAGACGGGATTCTGAAAATAGTATATTTAATGAAAGTGGAGTTTGGAGATTTAGAGATTTACTAAATTTTTGTCAAATCGATACTGAAAATCTAGAAGAATGTTCAAAATATCTAGTTTCATTAGATGGAGCGGAAGGAAGACAATCAAAACCATACAGGATGTCAAAAGCTGCAAATTTCATAGATATTTCAAACGATAATTTGTGGTTACAGCCTGAAGGATACAATCCAAGTGGCTCGTTCAAAGATAATGGAATGGCAACAGCAGTGACTCATGCTAAAATGATAGGTGCCAAAAAAATTGTTTGTGCATCAACTGGAAATACATCTGCTTCAGCTGGAATGTTTGCAGCAAATGAAGGAATAAACTGTGACGTGTATATTCCTGCAGGTCAAATAGCCCCAGGTAAACTAAGTCAAGCATATCAATTTGGAGCACAAATTATAGAAGTTGATGGTAATTTTGATGAGGCATTAAAACAATCCTTAGATGATGCACAAAATCATGATGGATACACAGTCAATTCAATTAATCCATTTAGAATCGAAGGGCAAAAAACAATTCCATTTAGAGCATTAGAATATTTGAATTGGGAAGCACCTGATTGGATAGTATATCCAGGAGGAGCATTAGGAAATACTTCAAGTTGCGGTAAAGCATTAATGGAATTATATGAATGGGGATGGATTAAAAAAATTCCAAGAATTGCAGTAATCAATTCAGAAGGTGCAAGTACATTATCTGATTTGTATAATGGAAAATTTGAAAATGAAGAATTAAGATGGAATAAAGGTAATCCAAATACAGGACTAATTTCAAGATATTATGATCATTTAGATAAAGAAGGATTAAGACCAAAAACTAAAGCTACTGCAATACAAATTGGTAGACCTGCAAATATTTTGAAAGGATTACGTGCATTAGAATTCACTAACGGTGTTGCAACAACAGTTACAGATTCTGAAATGTTAGATGGAATGTCAGTTGTCGGTCTAAATGGATTTGATTGTGAAATGGCATCCGGTGCATCAGTAGCTGGAATTAAAAAATTGATTAATGATGGGATTATTAAAAAAGATGAAGTAGTAGTAGGAATCCTTACGGGTAGACAAAAAGATGCAATGATACCAGTGGATTACCATAAAAATCCTGAGAACAAATTTGCAATCCCGCCCAAAAATTAG
- a CDS encoding adenylate/guanylate cyclase domain-containing protein, whose translation MTREENEIKSKSENIDQPNNVVDMMLSKNQQPTLDSETMILETQKRVWAALKKGYEYTGLIDESDAYLRKHVLSKIDMVVLYVDLVGSTTMTLEMPAEKIAIIISSFSQEMAAVIRQHHGYVLKFVGDAVIGYFVRDESGLLAADNAVDCANSMISIIQKGINPILNQYDYPDLMVKIGVDFGQNIVVRYGSDIENSHVDLMGPAMNIAAKIQNMAKPNQILIGNDVYQRLHPSSQKDFVRIIWTKDEWKYRSRATGETYHVYEFKG comes from the coding sequence ATGACTAGAGAAGAAAATGAGATTAAATCAAAATCAGAAAATATTGATCAACCCAACAATGTTGTAGATATGATGCTTAGTAAAAATCAGCAACCAACATTAGATTCTGAAACCATGATTTTAGAAACTCAAAAAAGAGTTTGGGCTGCTCTGAAAAAAGGTTATGAGTATACTGGATTAATTGATGAATCTGATGCATATCTAAGAAAACATGTTTTATCAAAAATAGATATGGTTGTACTTTATGTAGATTTAGTTGGTTCAACAACAATGACATTGGAGATGCCTGCAGAAAAAATTGCAATTATCATAAGCTCATTTTCTCAAGAGATGGCTGCAGTTATTAGACAACATCATGGATATGTTTTAAAATTTGTAGGAGATGCAGTAATTGGATATTTTGTTAGGGATGAAAGTGGACTACTTGCAGCGGATAATGCCGTGGATTGTGCTAACTCTATGATATCAATTATTCAAAAAGGAATCAACCCAATTCTAAATCAATATGATTATCCGGATTTAATGGTAAAGATCGGAGTTGATTTTGGTCAAAACATTGTAGTAAGATATGGTTCAGATATTGAAAATTCGCATGTAGATTTAATGGGACCTGCAATGAATATTGCAGCAAAAATCCAAAACATGGCAAAACCTAATCAAATTTTAATTGGCAATGACGTTTACCAAAGACTACATCCTAGTTCTCAAAAAGATTTCGTACGGATTATTTGGACAAAAGATGAATGGAAATATCGTTCAAGAGCTACCGGGGAAACTTATCATGTCTATGAATTCAAAGGATGA
- a CDS encoding 5-(carboxyamino)imidazole ribonucleotide synthase gives MAKILGIIGGGQLGMMITEAAKKMPNEISEIIVLDPTENCPASQVGATQIIADFKDKDAIIELANKSDIITYEIESGDSDVLKSVEGKSQINPSPETLKIIQDKFLQKSFLKENNIPIPDFMEISNIDDVKRGLEKFGLPAMLKARRDAYDGRGNFKINSEDGVQKAFDYFKGQPLLLEKFVPFSMEVSVIASRNTKGQIKTYPLVENIHEHNILRETIAPARVSKNISDKAEKIAEKTMSVLKGAGIFGIEMFVTNDDEVMINEIAPRVHNSGHHTLQSSKTSQFEQHLKAILGLELGSTELIHNSIMYNILGSDGFTGEYDPLDISDNGVFLKMYGKKISKPLRKLGHINIVGVNGESIEELLKKLENIKPKTVVKASD, from the coding sequence ATGGCAAAAATTCTTGGAATTATTGGCGGAGGTCAACTAGGAATGATGATCACAGAGGCAGCTAAAAAAATGCCTAACGAAATATCTGAAATTATTGTGTTAGATCCTACTGAAAATTGTCCTGCTTCCCAAGTAGGAGCAACCCAAATTATCGCAGATTTTAAAGACAAAGACGCCATTATTGAATTGGCAAATAAATCTGACATTATCACATATGAAATTGAATCAGGAGATAGTGATGTCTTAAAATCAGTTGAGGGTAAATCTCAAATCAACCCATCACCTGAAACTTTGAAAATCATCCAAGACAAATTCTTACAAAAATCTTTTCTTAAAGAAAATAACATACCAATACCAGATTTTATGGAAATCAGTAATATTGATGATGTTAAGAGAGGATTAGAGAAATTTGGACTTCCTGCAATGCTAAAAGCTCGAAGGGACGCATATGATGGAAGAGGTAATTTTAAAATTAACTCTGAAGATGGAGTTCAAAAAGCATTTGATTATTTCAAAGGGCAACCTCTTCTTTTAGAAAAATTTGTACCGTTCAGTATGGAAGTATCTGTAATTGCTTCAAGAAACACCAAAGGTCAAATCAAAACATATCCTCTAGTTGAAAATATACATGAACATAATATTTTACGAGAAACAATAGCACCTGCCAGAGTTTCTAAAAATATTTCAGACAAGGCAGAAAAGATAGCTGAAAAAACAATGTCGGTACTAAAAGGTGCTGGAATATTCGGCATAGAGATGTTTGTAACTAATGATGATGAAGTAATGATTAATGAAATAGCCCCAAGAGTTCATAATTCTGGACATCATACGTTACAATCTAGTAAAACGTCTCAATTTGAACAGCATCTAAAAGCAATTCTAGGGTTAGAATTAGGAAGTACAGAATTAATTCATAATTCCATAATGTACAATATTTTGGGAAGTGATGGGTTTACAGGAGAATATGACCCACTAGATATTTCTGATAATGGAGTATTTTTGAAAATGTATGGTAAAAAAATCTCAAAACCTCTTCGAAAATTAGGGCACATCAACATAGTTGGTGTGAATGGTGAGTCAATTGAAGAGTTGTTAAAAAAATTAGAGAATATAAAACCAAAAACTGTTGTCAAAGCATCGGATTAG